ggataaaatcagaggagcccacaagaaggtggactttgtgataggagtctgttacagaccacccagccaagaagaagcagctgatgagctcttctataaacagctggggacagtctctaaatctctgcctcttgtccttgtgggtgactttaactttccggatgtctgctgggagtacaatacagcagaaaggaagcagtctaggaggttcctggagtgcgtggaagacaacttccttgcacaactggttagcgaaccaacaagggagggtgccctccttgacctgctgtttgtgaatagagaaggtcttgttggggatttgacggttggaggactCCTGGGactaagtgatcatgagatgatagggttttcagttctaggtgggattaagaagggggttagcaaaacagtcacattaaacttccagagggcagactttggactgttcagaaggttgattagcaaagtcccgtgggaaacagtccttcagggcaagggagcccatgagggttgggcgctcttgaaaaatgaaatcctagcagctcaagagcaaaccatccctgtgttccggaaaaggagccggcggggggaaaagccagcttggtggagcagggtgatctcaagatgcgtcaataagaagaagaagctttatgtgctttggaggaaaggacaggcatcttgggtggactacagggacgaagtgagatcgtgcagggaaaaaatcaggagggccaaggcccaactagaaataaaactggctaagtctgtgaaagacaacaaaaagtctttctacaaatacattaacaggaaaaggaggatgagggagaatattcagtccctattggaggggataaggacaaggctgaggtacttaatgccttcttcacctcagtctttaatagcaaggaaagttgttccctctgtgtacaaacccagaaGTTAGAGGAGTAGAACGAGGCTCCAATGATCCaagagacttgcttgcccacctagacactaacaagtctatggggccagatgggatccacccaagagtattgaaggatccagcagatgtcctttccaaacccctttccatcatcttccagcggtcctgtctgactggggaagttccactggactggaggctggctgatgttgtgccaAGAATCcacaagaagggttgcagggaggatccagggaactccaggcctgtcagtctgacctcagtgccagggaaagtcatggaacaggtgatcttgagtgctatcatgaagcacatgcaagagaaccgggtgatcaggcccagtcaacacgggtttacaaaaggcagatcttgccaaactaacctgatcaccttctatgacaaagtgactcgactactggatgagggaaaggctgtggatggagtcttcttggacttcagtaaagcctttgacacagtttctcacagcattctgcttcagaaactgtcagcctctggcctggacaggcgcacactctcctgggttgaaaactggttggatggcccagagagtggtggtcaatggagttaactccagctggaggccagtcacaagtggggttccccagggctcagtactgggtccagctctgttcaatgtctttatcagtgacctggatgaaggcattgagtgcaccctcagcaagtttgcagatgacactaagctgggtggaagtgtggatctgctggagggtagggaggctctgcaaagggatctgaacaggctggactgctgggctgaggccaatggcatgaggttcaacaaggccaaatgccgggtcctgcacttggggcacagcaaccgtatgcagcgctacagactgagggaagagtggctgaagagctgcatggaggaggttgtggagttaTAGAAGGTTgtactctctacaactaccagaaaggatattgtggagaagagggagctggcctcttctcccaagtaacaggggacaggacaagggggaatggcctgaagctccaccaggggaggttcaggctggatatcggaaaaaaattcttcacgaaAAAAGTCAtagggcactggaacagctgcccagggaggggatcgagtcaccttccctggaggtgtttaaggaacaggtggaaaaagtgcttagggacatggtttaagggagtgttaggaatggttggactcgatgatccggtgggtcctttccaatctggtgattctgtgattctatgaaagagaaaggacatCATAATAAGTAAAAATACCCACCAGTAACAAAATATAGAAAAGCCAGTCTGGGTGTGCtatgaattaaatgaaaacgGCTATGCAGAGCATGATCAGCAATTTATTGCTTCAGAGACTCATCCAGatatcagtttccacactgcatccttgagctcCTTGTTCCgcaagctgtagatgagggggttcagtgctggaggcaccactgagtATATGACTGACACCACAAggtccagggatggagaggagatggagaggggcttcaggtaggcaaaccctgcagtgctgacaaagagggagaccacggccaggtgagggaggcacgtggaaaaggctttgtgccgtccctgctcagaggggatcctcagcactgccctgaagatctgcacataggacaccacaatgaaaacaaaacagacaaaagctAAACAGACAGCAAACACACTGATCCCAGCTTCCCTGAGgtaggagtgtgagcaggagagcttgaggatctgagggatttcacagaagaactgttccacagcattgccctggcagaggggcagggaaaatgtattggccgtgtgcagcagagcatggagaaacccagcgccccaggcagctgctgccatgtggacacaagctctgctgcccaggagggtcccgtagtgcaggggtttgcagatggcaacgtagcggtcatAGGACATGATGGTCAAAAGAGAATACTCTGCACCAAACAAGAGCAACACAAAGAAGACCTGAGCAACACATCCCAAGTAGGAGATGGCCCTGGTGTTTGATAGTGAATttgccatggatttggggacagtggtggagatggatcccaggtcGAGCAGGGCGAGgttgagaaggaaaaagtacatgggggtgtggtGGTGGTTGTCATTGacaatgatggtgatgatgaggccgttgcccaggagggcagccaggtagatgcccaggaagagccagaagtgcaagagctgcagctcccgtgtgtctgcgaatgccaggaggaggaactgggtgatggagctgctgttggacatctgctgcctctggacaTGGGGCACTGttagaggaggaaaagacagtGACAAGTTAGAGGAGACTTCTCTGAGccaaatcaaagccatttctcattcccctctcctgctgctcacacccTGTCCCTTTTCTCgcagcccttccttcagctccgtgcctgcagccctgctcggTGCCGGCTGAATGTGCCGGGAGGAGCAGAGCCTCTGCCCGCTGGCTGCGaggagtcagccctgctctgcagcagggggtgatggggacggtggggacaggggacactgctggggatcagctttgtcctggggaactgctcctggtgcagaaggGCCTGTCAGCATCTGCACTGCCAGGGATGAGGAGCTGAGATGGAAGAAGGCAGGCTGAGAGGTCTGGGATTTTACAGCTCCTTCTGCCACCCTGGGCAGTGTTCTTGGATGTCAGTacccctcagcatctctgctgaaaTCAAGGAGAACAGAGGGAGTCCTGTGAGGTGAAAgcattgcctgtggctcagtgcagagggaggggagctgctctgtccctcactcttgttccctgctgccctgggcttgcAGCTTTCAGAGACAGAGTAATCACACTTTCATATTCACCTTCAAAGCCACCAGGAtctgctgaaagcagacaaaCCCACTGCCAAGCACTGAGTGCCCAACCCTTTCTCGAGGTCTCAGCATTCCactttcagcccaggacacacacgGCTCATTTCACAAACCCAACAGCATTTCCTTGGCTGGAGCgtcctctctgcttttcctcagaGATTCAGGAAACACAAAGATGCCATAAGACAGGTTTGTATCCTGGAGGGCTGCTCGGTGCTTGGGAGTAAAGCCAACTGTCCTAATGATGATACCTAAGTAGAGAAGAGACTGTTAATTCCTCAGGAATGCACTGCTCACAGCTCCAGAGAAGATCAGTGCCTGACTCTGaaactcccatccccagagagcctggcagtgagaatgagagaacaacagcaagaacagagacaaggggagaaacggggagaaagagagtgagggtctggctgcgagaggccagggcagaggcagccgggcacacagacagtgttccccttccccagctgtgctcaccccctcccagacaccaaccttgccgggcagttgctctcagcccctgtgctctggagagggcactggagctgtggctgcagaggagggggttcagccctggagcccagagccctgagggcagaggctttgctgggtgggagaggaggccagggggcttgctcagaggaaggggctgccctgcaggGGAGCACACACAGCTGTCTCAATTCTCCCTCCCACACAACCATTCTTTGAagtttcctctccttctccgTCCCTGCCCCTTTTGCCTGGAGATTTGCCACCTGGGAGGTGTTTCCCTGTCCCATACCTTCTCCCTGTCAGTGCTCACAGACCCCATctgaccctctctgctctcccccagccctaCACAAACCTG
The nucleotide sequence above comes from Cuculus canorus isolate bCucCan1 unplaced genomic scaffold, bCucCan1.pri subtelo1, whole genome shotgun sequence. Encoded proteins:
- the LOC128850862 gene encoding olfactory receptor 14J1-like → MSNSSSITQFLLLAFADTRELQLLHFWLFLGIYLAALLGNGLIITIIVNDNHHHTPMYFFLLNLALLDLGSISTTVPKSMANSLSNTRAISYLGCVAQVFFVLLLFGAEYSLLTIMSYDRYVAICKPLHYGTLLGSRACVHMAAAAWGAGFLHALLHTANTFSLPLCQGNAVEQFFCEIPQILKLSCSHSYLREAGISVFAVCLAFVCFVFIVVSYVQIFRAVLRIPSEQGRHKAFSTCLPHLAVVSLFVSTAGFAYLKPLSISSPSLDLVVSVIYSVVPPALNPLIYSLRNKELKDAVWKLISG